GCGTTTATGTGTTAGAAGTCTGACGTGCATCGTGTAAATCTCTGTTCTCCTGTTTTGACAAGTACTCAGTCATTATCAGGTTATTGCTCTTATTACGCAGCGGAACAATTAGCTGTCCAAACTTTTTATTGGTGACTACATTGCCTGTGCTTGTGATACATGTCTCTGAGAACTTCACAACATAACATTTTGACAGTGTTTCTCCCGTTTCTTGCCGCAGTGCATGGTCTATCCGCCAGCTCTCAGGACTCGGCCAAGTCCCCGGAGCCGTCCGCAGACGACGAATCGCCGGACAACGACAAGGAAACTTCCAGCAGCGGCGGCAGCGACTCCGGCAAGAAGCGGAAAAGGAGGGTGTTGTTTTCTAAGGCGCAGACCTACGAGCTGGAGCGCCGCTTCAGGCAGCAAAGGTACCTGTCCGCCCCGGAGAGGGAGCACCTGGCCAGCCTGATCCGCCTCACCCCGACCCAGGTGAAGATCTGGTTCCAGAACCACCGGTATAAGATGAAGAGAGCCCGGGCCGAGAAAGGTATGGAAGTGACCCATCTCCCTTCTCCCAGGCGGGTGGCAGTACCCGTCTTAGTCAGGGATGGAAAGCCTTGTCACACTCTTAAAGCTCAGGACTTGGCGGCCACTTTTCAGGCCGGGATCCCCTTCTCGGCTTATAGTGCCCAGTCACTCCAACACATGCAGTATAACGCGCAGTACAGCGCCGCGGCCACGCCACAGTTCCCCACAGCACATCACTTGGTGCAAACGCAACAGTGGACTTGGTGAGAGAAATTATAGAGACTTGGCTTGGATGCACGATAGGGAGTTCCAccacaaagcaaagaaaaaaaaattaaaacacaaaaacaaaaagacttttcatttttgcagcTTGACTCATATATATACTACCATTTTTATTCGGGGCTCATGTGTGCGCCGTGTTTACATGTTTTCGTTAAGAGAACTGGGTCCAAACCTCTCCCTTATAGATTTTATTAAGAATGTCAATGCTCTTCTTGTGAaattttttgtaaagtatgtTGTGTGTTGGTTGTAGAgatgttttcctcttttgttttcttttgtcccCTCGTGTTATCAGCACGTACGAACCACTTTATAATTATAGAAATTTTAATTTCTTGCTTCTTTTATGGACCGAAAAATATTTATGGCCATGAATAAACACTGGCAACTTTTCAgctattttccttttgtttttatttcctataaatatttttgtggCACATGTTTCCAACTATGTGGAGCGTAaaactgcatacacacaca
The nucleotide sequence above comes from Mastacembelus armatus chromosome 22, fMasArm1.2, whole genome shotgun sequence. Encoded proteins:
- the nkx2.2a gene encoding homeobox protein Nkx-2.2a gives rise to the protein MSLTNTKTGFSVKDILDLPDTNDEEGSITGAEEDTEGSETTSTTKTTGVLVQSPLENVQNLPLKNPFYDSSDNPYTRWLATTDSIQYSLHGLSASSQDSAKSPEPSADDESPDNDKETSSSGGSDSGKKRKRRVLFSKAQTYELERRFRQQRYLSAPEREHLASLIRLTPTQVKIWFQNHRYKMKRARAEKGMEVTHLPSPRRVAVPVLVRDGKPCHTLKAQDLAATFQAGIPFSAYSAQSLQHMQYNAQYSAAATPQFPTAHHLVQTQQWTW